A region of the Denticeps clupeoides chromosome 12, fDenClu1.1, whole genome shotgun sequence genome:
GTGCTGCAAACacttgcacaaaaccactttgcacaaaatcactttgcacaaaatgactctgcgctttctaggtccttactgctctttcttttatggctcgttcttctttctttaaacgttgtaaaaactgtaactcatttgcacaccttcaccctaccagttacacatattttatgttaaagacgtaaaagtgtaatacttggttatgtttgcaatatttgtttattggttcattgtttacttgcaacatttgcaatactgtggtctgtagcagttgcagaaagcatttcactgcacatcataccgtgtatgactgtgtatgtgacaaataaaatttgaatttgatggaGTAATTATTGTGCTATTTCACGTTTGTACTGTTCACGCATTGCTACAATGCTATTCTTGTtggaatgtttttatttttttttttattacttaaaataaaactcaCCTGAAGCCCCCAACCTCTCTACACAAAACCGTGTGCtaaaaatgtttgaattaaatgttataatgcttacatatttaaaaaatgtgtttaatataaCAATTTCTTTCATTGTATTGATTTAATGACAGCTAAAAATGTTATGAGGCTGCAATAACCCTTGTCCAAATCATTAAATATAATGAGTTCCTTTTGAAGAATAAAGACCTGTCCTTGTCCATGTGTCATTTACTGttgttctgtatttttattataattggGAACTATGAATATTTACCTCGGTTGTGAATGTCCTATCAAATTTCAGTAACGCACTAATGTAAATAGAATGAAAAAATCTTAACATGAAAAATAGCAAGAAGATGCTATATCAGGCTGGCTTATAATCTTTGAGGGGACACTTCTCGACCAACAAACCATCCTGGGCCAGATATGTTTATATGGCATCTGCTGAGAAAACAAGGTTAAGGGAAATATTGTCTCACCTTCCCACTCTTGACATTCTCAGCACAGGCTCGGGCGTACATTGGCATGGCCATGACCACTTCCAGCCAGGCCTGCACAGTGCCAGCCTTCCACAGAGAAATGGGCATGGAGCGGCTGAGCTCTGCATGCTGCAGCCGGTCCAGCTGCTCCTCGCCGTCCGACAGACTGTGGGGAGTCTGACTGGACTGACTGTCTGAGtctggagagatggagaggggtTTGGGGAGACAAGGAGGAAAGAGGATAGGCAGGAAAACAGAAGAGGAGGAACAAATAGGAGGTGCAGCAGGACAAGGACAGGTTGGGGTTTCAGGGAACAGGGTGGCAGAGGGATCAAAGGgattcagaagcaaaaaaaaaaaaaaaacaactcatcTGTGAAAGAGACATTTGAACTTTTCAGGTTgcatgctgattttttttataatagtaataacattattattataagggCTTTCAATATTAACATGTTAATCACTGCAACCcatttataaatattcaaaatgtaaaaatatatactaaatttcatttccatttcatttgtCAAATGGATCTGGaggaccagatcatctccctgttTTGCCAGTCTGAGCCCCTTTTTCTACCATTGAAAGATTTAGATAGCTCTATAACTTTACATTTCCGCTATAGCCAGCTTCAGTCTTAAGAATTAATTACAAATGATTCACTTTAAAATATTAGTTTAAAAGTGATTGGGACTGCAgacaaatatgtaatatttgctTTTCAAAAAAGCAAGTACAGAGTGGTCTAGAAAGGTTTCTAGAATAATACTTATTCCCCCACAGCATTTAAATTGTGCACAATCACATTCGGCAAAGACAATCTAGTCCCGTTTTAATGGATGTATCCTGTAACCCTTTACTTTACTGTTACCTCTCCCAGCCGCCTCATCTTTCATCCTGACTCGCGTCTGCCCAGCTgccacgcaacacacacacatcgagtCAAATTACACACTATTCATCAACCCAATTTCCCTACTTCCTCCGATAACACGTCCCCCACAGAGGGAATCTCGTCTTTCTCGCTTAACCTGAGAGGATATAAATCCCGTTCCAGGCCGTGTTAATCTGTGTCATGCACTAACCGTGAAGAGGGGAGTAAGGAGGTGAGAAATGGCCATTAGTAGTCAGATATTGGTTTTATTGTCTTTGGGCCTTATTTCTCCTGAGGCCCTCCTTTTACAAGCATACTAACCAGCTTTATTTTCCCAAGATCTACGGCCCGAGTAGTTTATGTTCAGAATTGATCAGTTTGAAAGTACAGATTTTTGGGATGTGGACCATTAGCCCTGTTGTAAGCAATACTTCAACCGGTACGACTCCTGTCAGAATGATTCCAAACACCTTTTGGCcagaaacattattattattattattattattatcctgtGCTGACTATGAGTCAAAGAGAGATAAATACAACAAGTGCCTTCATCAATCTAATTGAACCTTTGCGACCCAGTATGAGTCCAGCTTCATCTCATTTTCAGAAGTCAGGCTTTAATTAGCTGTAGCAGAAGCGTAATGAAAGCCATTATCAGAAGACAACGGGGACAGGGCACGTATTTAAAACCAGTGGGTTTTAATGGATTTGGGGATTTTCTGCAGAGACCAAGGGTAGCGCAATGACCTTGTTGCACGTCAATGGCTTGTTGCAATGGCCATGTGCTCGTCAGCTGGCTTcagagagaaggaaaaatgaTTCAAGGGAAGACAGACAAGACCACAAATCTGTTTTATCATcagtaatgataataaaaagaGCAACTGTACATAAAATGCACAGGAGCAGTATCTGGGAGTGACAGATGGAAGGTCAAAGTAATATAGTGGTATTTTCAAAGTGATACAAGGGTACAGGGTGAGGAAAACCTGTTCAGGGCAGCATCGAGAAGGTGCATTCCAGTGGGACTGGACTGAAGTACGACGTCCACATACATGCCAGGAAAACCATGCAGTCAGACCGTTTTAAAGGAAGTTCCCTTATTTGTAATGCTCTGCTGACATAACAGTAGCAATGTGGCCAGAAGAAGATTGTAGTCCCAGTCTGATGGCTACAGGTTTGCTGCAGTGATGTGGTTTGGTGCAGGTGAGGGTTTAATTCGCCCATCGGGGTCAGACATCGGTGTTAAAGACACAGCGAGGTGAGACAGATGGCTGGAGGTCAAACATAGACAGTAGGAGGAGAATTGTTACTTGGATGTGTGGGGGTTAGGGAGGACACCATTACATGGAAGCATTCACACAGGGCAAAGAAGAGAGacatggatttttttcattttttgttattaattttattttaaaattagtttaaaacttcagtctttttaaatatcatatttgCTTTCAGACTTTTTGACACCTCTTTTGCTCTGAGTTTCCTTCTACttcttttaaatacattttaatagatTTACTCTGACATGTTCTAAATTACAAACCATACAACATTGTAAAGAGCAAGTTCATTTCAAATTGAATCAGTGCCTTTTGCgccaaaaatataaaacaaacccAAACCCATTCCCtcatccccccaaaaaagaaaagaagagggtGAGCACGGTAGCAAAATGAATGAGGCAAAGCACAAGCGAAGAGTTCCTATAAGAACTGTGAAAAGCTCTACCAAAACGGCATGGATAGTGTGCTTGTTACGTTGTCAATACAGACATTCATATTACTAACACAATCCAAAATTGCATTGCCGACAGTCTTTAATTAGAGATGAGCAGTATGGTATTTGGCAGGCAGCACACACTCTGTGTGGGTCCATTGTTCTCTGAGAGCTGCTTTTAATGAAGCTTTGGGACGCTTGCAGGGTTAAGGAGCCTTTTTCAAATAGTTTGCTGTCTTTAACTTGTGCCCCCAGGAAAGAAAGTGTAGTGCCAGACATATTTTCaatggaaaatattaaaatcaaatCATGTTTAAGCTAATTTTATCTCCACGTGTCTGCTAAAATAGGTCTTTTTAAGGCAAAAAATGAACTGAGTAGCTACATTGCATTTTTATATAGTAGGTGGACTATAGTAGGTTGTGTTATTCAATGGCAGAACAGAAAAGCACACAGACAGAGTGACGGGGTGTACAGCACTCATAGCTGGACATGCTACAGCCCATGCAGACAGGATGGATGTTCACAGCCGCCCTCTTTTATTCGGCCCTCCTTTCTGCCATGCAGTAGGTGACAAACACTCTTCCAGtcacaaacatgtgcaaaaggAATAGCACTTCAAGGTAGGGATCTAAAATCAGTACTAGGTTAACGTGGCCATTTGCAGCTACAAGCCATGAGATAACATCAAGAGAAAACCCATGGATCCATTAGCCCGCACCCCTGCACAAAGAGATGCTCTACTGTTAATGTATAAAGACTGTTAAACACAGAACTACAGGTTAAACAGATGTCAGGGTCAAATGGTTAATGGCCATTTCAAGAAGATTGTCTCATTCTTTAATAACAGAGCGAAACATAGTGAGGGTGGGCTAGTTAGtgaggtgctgctgctgtgtggtaCACCTTTCAGTGCTGGGGCCTAAAGTGCAGAGCCTATAGCCAACAAACGTTTTATCACGAAATGCAAGTGATAGGCCAAATGATGTCGCAAACAGAAAGATAATCCAAAAGAACcttcttaagaaaaaaaaaaaaagcatggtaAGGCCAACTGtaacaattaacattttttctttttttaaaagcaatgtGGACAAAAACACTTGCAATCACAAGGTGAACAAAAACACTCCTATTTACAAATGCACAGAAGTATTTTTCAAGTTtccagttataaaaaaaaagcaacatataTTAAGACAAATAAAGCATTATAGCACAGCATGAACTTACCAACATGGAATTAttcaatgtatatatttatatgcatgTAAACATATctacatatgcatacatatataaatatataatttcatttacatatgtacatatagtcttcactttttgtatgtacagttttaagAGGCAGcagttctctttctctttcactctctctctctctctctctctctctctctctcactcactcacacacacatcagatcCATCACCAGTCAGCATCCTCCTCTATGTAGTAATCAGTGGTGGCAGTACCGTCGAAAAGGCCGGGGTCCAGAGACTTGCGCTGCTTGCCACGGGCGAAGACCCGAGACAGGGATCCCAGGGtcatcttctccttcttcttcttacGCTTCTGGTCCTCTAGATCCTCCATGGACTGAGTGAACCAGGAGAGAAGGGGGAACGCGCgagggacagagagaaacagaggggGGCATGGGGGACAGACACAGATCAGTGACAGGTTTATATGGCCCCCAGTGCCCTGCTTCATTTATAAAAAGGAGGGCAGAGTTAGACCACGTGAAGagtaaaaaaggagaaatggagAGAATTGCGGAAGATGATTACTTGGTCGCGGGTGCCAGGCAGCTCTTACATTGCAGAGTGAGTGTGTCCGGTGGCGAGGGGAGTTGATGTCGCTGGGCGTGGAGGAGCGGTCGCCGTCGGCAGCAGAGGCATCAGAGATGACGGAAGGCTGCCGTGAGTGGCAGGGGCTGATCCTGAGAGCAGCTAAACGCACAACGCACATTAAAGCGTGTGCCCGTtgacagtgtgtgcatgtgcgtgtgtgtgtgtgtgtgtgtaccttgaCGGTCAGCAGGGTGATTATGGTAGAGGGTCTGCTGGCTCTGTCTGATGGCTGCTGTTAGTGGCAGGTCCGCCTGCATCACCCACTCCTGACTTCCGTTCACCACCGGCTCTGTGGGCATCGCTAGTGAGTGCCGCTTTGGCACGTCCTTTGTCAGCGTGGCCAAAGACTGCTTTgcctacaaatacacacacatgcaccatcAGACACTTCAGTGGTCATTTGCTCATGTGCAATGTCGTccaaacagaaaatgaaaactgttattgcatacaaaaaaaaaacatgaaatgattaCATGAAGAATCGTGTTCTCCCACTAGTTTGGCACCAGTGTTTGACAAGACCGTCTCTGGTAGatctctgtcacacacagcaAGCGCGTCAGAGTTCTTTTACCGACAGAGCGGGAGAGGCAGGcggggggagagagaaggatTATGGGGATGTAGGGAATaatgaggccttcagtgagcaGCAGGCGCTCTGCGGGGCATCAGGCCTGGCAGAGTGGCAGCGCGAACAGCGTGGCGACTCAGTTGACTGGCACTGGGAGGGTGCGGAGAAGTCAAGGGGAAAGATTCATATCTTTGACTGACAGGCGCAAGTGTAGCAGCTTATCTGGGGGGGGGTATAACGtgagaacatgtgtgtgtgtgtgtgtcacgatgaagaaagaaagaacgaaagaaGGAGGTTAAGGATAAAGAGTGAAATACGCCGGCAGTAAAATACAGGGCTCACTGTGTTACCATGGTGAGCTCAGCCTCCAGCTCCTTGATCCTGTTCTCCTTCAGGTCCAGCTGGGAGCGCAGCGCCGTAGCGTGCTCTGTGGCCTCTTTGGTCTGTCTCCTCAGGTCCCATTTctccctctccagctgatccttCTCTTTAGCCAGGGCCTTTACCGCATCCTCACTCTCCTACATACACACCCAGAGAGCTTTTCAATACTCAAAACATGTCCCTCTCTTTTTATAGTTCCCTCCCATCATTGCTGCATACCTCCATTTATTCATCTGTGCAATTCTTGTCTTCACACATGGACATTAGAGCAGGCAATTCAGATATTTTTTCTGGAGGACGCAGTACACCGTCCGTGCAGAGTGAATGGAACACGCACCTTTCTGTGTTGGTCGTAATTCCTGATGAAGTCCCGCAGCTGCTCCTCTCTACTCTCCAGGGTGGAGTACAACTGCTGCATCTGGTTCACAAGCTCCGCCTTCTCTGCCTTCAACCGCTTGCGGTCCGCCTTCATCGCTGGagagcaaacacacatacacgtgcgttacacaaatactggtcttcacaaagtttgctgcttctgtgtttttagatctttttgtcagttgtttcaggggtattgaagtataattacaaacaaTTTCAAGACATCGAGGTTCAAGTTTCAATTGCTGTTATTGAGACCTACataaagtttatgcaaagagtcaatatttggcccttttttccaagacctctgcaattcgccctgtcatgctgtcaatcaacttctgggccaaatcgtGACTGATGgtaacccattccttcataatcagtgcttggggTTTGTCAGAAAGTCTGGGtatttgtccacccgcctcctGAGCAAGTTGCTGtaggaggatgttttggtaccatgcgttattcatggctgtgttcttaagCAAATTTGTGATTGAGGCCACTCCCCTGGAGGAGAAGCAgcaccacacatgaatggtctcggaatgctttattttttgccacgagacaggactgatcgTAGTaactactgtccctgtaactactgattgtaagtcgctctggataagggcgtctgataaatgctgtaaatgtaaatttgtaaaaTTTAATGtgcacttgctggactttcttgggcaccctgaaacCTTCTTCAccgaagtttttgatgatcttaTAAATGGTTGATCGtcttgcctgtgaagctctttttatgcaacacaatgatgactgaatGTTTTTCCTTGCAGAGGTGGTTAGCAGAGGAAGAACaaggatttcaagcatcaccttCCTTTTAAAAcctccagtctgctattctaactcagtcagcatgacagaatgatctccagccttgtgcttgtcaacacttgtgttaatgagaggatcactgaaatgatctcagcaggcccttttgtggcagggctgaaaagTTTTTTGGGGATtgagttcattttcatggcaaagagggactttgcaattcatctaatcactcttcataacattctggagtatatgcaaattggcataataaaaatggatgcagcaaaaaacaatatttgtgtcattcccAAAAtatttggccatgactgtacacaTAGTACACACTTGGGAGCCATTTCGCGCAAATTACAGAGCTGCACAGGGGATATACATTATGTTTTAACTTCTTTTGCTAATTCACATAGTAACATTCACATGCTGGTTTGGTGGAAGAAGGTCCTTTCAGAGGTACTGCCAGTACTGTTCCACCAGATGGCATTGTGTAtcagtataaaaataaaagcaaagttacatttctatttaaaccatttttttagagagtgtgtgtgtgtgtgtgtgtgtgtgtgtgtgtgtgtgtatatatatatatatatatatatatataaataaaaacacacacacacacactgaccacaaATGTGGCaggtaccattgtgtccctgagcaggttAACCCTGTGTTGCTTCATGTAGACCTGTAACTACCAGATAAGAGCACTTACTAAgtgatataaatgtaaatgcattctcTTAAGGTTCTATGGCGCAATCCAAGAGTTGTTCAGGCTGAGATAGGAGTGTCAACGAAAGACCACCTGTGCCCCAGGCACAACCTTCATCATGTGCTGTTTATGCAGAGCGCGCTACCTCTTTTCCTTAAGCTCTCATTTCTCAAAATCTGGATCTATTCATACTCGAGAACACTCAGCATTCATCAGCAGGTGATCCACCACCTGTTACCCCCCTCTCCCACAGAGGAGGGAGAAATGCAGTGGGTTAGTGGAGCGGGAGGATTTTTTTGGCAGGGAGAGTGGCATAACTGCAGCGTCATGTGATCACGCACTACACACTGGGGAATGTTGGAATGAGATACTGCAAATACCAGCACAATGACACGCTGACCCACTGTCAACTCCTGCCCTCTTTAGGTCTACCTTGTATGAAGGCCTAGTTTACTTGGATCACTTAACATGACTGGTGCCAGCAGTACAGATGCATCTGCTGAAATCACTTGAGTTCAACATTTGGATCAGACATGAGCACAGGAAAAGAATAGCAAtagaaattgttcattttttaaaaactttaaacTAGTTCTTTTTCTGATAAATAGTATCAGTTGTGTTGGTATGTTAGCCCTTCTTTTCAGTGTTTGAGTGTTGGGTCTGTGTTCGGTTATGATTTGGGTGGGCTCAGACCTTGTAAGGCCTCCTTGGCTCTGTCCAGCTCCTGCTCCTTCTCCCCCAGCTGCACCCTGAGCTCGGTGGCTGAGAGCAGGTCGGCCGAGCCGCCCCCGTGGGACTCCTCCAGGTCCTTCCTCAACATGTCCTTCATCTGCCTCAACAGGTGaacctcctcctgcagctgcagcacctCTTCCCGTAGCAACGCTGCAGAGAGAGAAGATGTGGAGAAGATGTTTTTAATTATGCTTACTGTGAGTGTGCCGCATTCAGATGGCATAAAAAACATACTTAAAATAAGGTCAATACAAtctatttaattaaacaaaagtgCATGCATCTCTACAAGAGAAAaggaaataatgaaaataagatAGCTGGAAGGACTGAACGAGGAAAGGAGGATTACAATCGCAGCAATTGAACAACCCCAtctgtatattttaaaaagaagggTTAGCAAAGAAAGGCAGTCTGGAAAAAAAGCAATTGTGCCCCTAGGTAAAGACCCGCTGTTCAGTCGAGTTCCTCCTCACACAGGCTTCACAGAGCCACTGCAGGCTGGGTGGAACCCCGATAAACAACAACGGCAACAACTGCAACAATGAATCAAAGAACGCCGACATAATTGGCAAAATATCAGCTAATGCACAGGCATATTTGCAAAGAGAGACTCAGAGGACAAAGCATGTTCTGTGTGGGTTTTAATGAGATGGAGTGAAGCTTTTCTCTTTGACCAGCTGTGCCCAGCATAAAGTCTGGAATACACAAAaagtaatgatttttttttaaaattaattaaaagaaattaaagtaCAATGTTCTTGAATACTAATTATCTGATAATCAAAAGGACTTACAGCCAGAGTCAAGGTTCTTATGAGCAGTAATGATCACCTTATTAATGAGTTATTTATAATTGCACCAACACTGAAAAGCATTATGTGCTAACCAATTTATAATGCATgtggtaaaacattttttcttttattactaTATTTCACTTCAACTATATATGAATGCACCTAAGGCCTGCAGTTACATTTCTAGGCAGCCATAATCTTTAGACGTATTACACTATAGActattactgttattatgatgttttgtgtatttaattGTGCCTTTTTCATAGCTCATGACAAGTTACAATGTTGATATGCCTCAAATAACTAAACCAAAGTCCCTGTGACTCACAGAATTATCTTAAACTGCATAAAAACAGACcgataattaaaaaaacgtcATTATGAAACAGTCAGAAgacccccacacactgtcatcaCTTGCAGACCTTCAGTGCAGTATCTTGTTACACCATTGGTTCACACCCTTGGTATGCAGAGATATTATTGTTAATGTTCACAGCAGCTGTGTGTCTAAATTAAGTCTAATTATTATTCTCAACCTCCTCAATTTAGTGCAGTTAATATTTGCTGTGTGTCGGCAGTATTTACAGAGGATGACAGTAAAGAATAAATAGCATTCACAATGGGAATAAAACTGCCTCCTGTGCTAGCTAGTTAAACAGGCCTTTCCTCCTGTATTTCAATGCCGGTCATAATGGTGGTTTTCAGAGAGACAAATATTCTTGGAGATGGCATGAGAACCTACAAAGATCACCAAAACATGACTTTCCTGACTTGCTTGATGTATTCAGCAGAGAGAATAGTGTAATTTACTGCACCCTGAAAAACCCTTTAGCTATGTTCCTTTCTTCAGTGTACATAGACAGTATTCCTCACTCCCTGGTCACTCAATGTCAAATTAGGGGACCTTTCTTAAGAAAACTGCAGAATCAACCAGTTACCTGGGTTACAAGTACTTGCTGCTGCTACTGTAGAACCGCTGATCACTTATCGCTACACACTTCACAGTTCCCTGTACAACTGCGAGTTTTTTACTCCCCGTGGCTGTAACCTTGTACCCGGCTGCTGGGAGGTTGACAAGGCAGAAGGAGCAACGGGCCATCAGTCACTGTCTGGTCCCAGTTGGAGGACAGCCCTGCCAGGCACATCTCCGCTGAGCCCAATGAGCACGATGGGGCCCATCTCCATCATGCTGGTTTCTTGAATGGTGGAACCTCTGGATATCTGGACAAATCTCTGCAAATAATCATGTTTCAGCAAATATATTTGGGACAGATGGCAGAGGTGTAGCCATCGGTGACCAGTGCATAGTTTATTGAATGTGTTCCTGCAtgagagtgtttgtgtggctTGTATCTTATGAATATTCCTCCTCAAGTTGGGATGGAACTGGACATAAAAACTATCCtgtactttttgtttttccccaaaTAGGTCCACCACCCATACAAACTTCCAGTAGCAGCCTCTTGCAAATATTACAGTGATGTCCATGAAATAAAACtgcacaaataaacaacaggTTACCCAAAGAACCTGATGGCAGGATTGTTGCCTGGTTCACTGTTCGGCCCAGTCCTAAAACGATGGCAATTGTCACACCGCTATGAAGAGCCAGACATGATGACTGGCAACACTGGACGGCAACCTGATTTAGTGGACAGCTACctggcgcagtggtggcctagcggttaaggaagtggcccccgtaaccagaaggttgtcggtttgactcccgatccgccgaggtgccactgagcaaagtaccgtccccacacactgctcaccaagggtgatgattaaaagcagaggacacgtttcattgtgtgaacgtgtgctgtgctgcagtgtatcacagtcacttcactttcaattcttTGAAAACTGTCTActatcacacaaaaaaattcagtagattcattttttacatacaactAACATATAATCTATTTGAGTAAATTCTAATATTTTGGGagggtttacaaaataattttaataatttgttatCAAACAATATATTTCTACTGATCCAAATTTAGTTTACAAgt
Encoded here:
- the kaznb gene encoding kazrin, periplakin interacting protein b isoform X2, coding for MEDTLTCSPATFSQVFGRQGQLMQATVQSLNSLNDQIAHFMVNRPNSLTHAEEAFLPTEKDTLKQSMALMRHLLMDAQGKILKMMEDNKQLAQRIDGAIQSASQEVTNLRSELSATSRRLAELGANHPPLLENNQHNHHDPAVHHRQKGVVTDICFQTDMSTLMDFGTPDSSLDKALLREEVLQLQEEVHLLRQMKDMLRKDLEESHGGGSADLLSATELRVQLGEKEQELDRAKEALQAMKADRKRLKAEKAELVNQMQQLYSTLESREEQLRDFIRNYDQHRKESEDAVKALAKEKDQLEREKWDLRRQTKEATEHATALRSQLDLKENRIKELEAELTMAKQSLATLTKDVPKRHSLAMPTEPVVNGSQEWVMQADLPLTAAIRQSQQTLYHNHPADRQAALRISPCHSRQPSVISDASAADGDRSSTPSDINSPRHRTHSLCNSMEDLEDQKRKKKKEKMTLGSLSRVFARGKQRKSLDPGLFDAICLTSLCL
- the kaznb gene encoding kazrin, periplakin interacting protein b isoform X1, which codes for MEDTLTCSPATFSQVFGRQGQLMQATVQSLNSLNDQIAHFMVNRPNSLTHAEEAFLPTEKDTLKQSMALMRHLLMDAQGKILKMMEDNKQLAQRIDGAIQSASQEVTNLRSELSATSRRLAELGANHPPLLENNQHNHHDPAVHHRQKGVVTDICFQTDMSTLMDFGTPDSSLDKALLREEVLQLQEEVHLLRQMKDMLRKDLEESHGGGSADLLSATELRVQLGEKEQELDRAKEALQAMKADRKRLKAEKAELVNQMQQLYSTLESREEQLRDFIRNYDQHRKESEDAVKALAKEKDQLEREKWDLRRQTKEATEHATALRSQLDLKENRIKELEAELTMAKQSLATLTKDVPKRHSLAMPTEPVVNGSQEWVMQADLPLTAAIRQSQQTLYHNHPADRQAALRISPCHSRQPSVISDASAADGDRSSTPSDINSPRHRTHSLCNSMEDLEDQKRKKKKEKMTLGSLSRVFARGKQRKSLDPGLFDGTATTDYYIEEDADW
- the kaznb gene encoding kazrin, periplakin interacting protein b isoform X3 encodes the protein MEDTLTCSPATFSQVFGRQGQLMQATVQSLNSLNDQIAHFMVNRPNSLTHAEEAFLPTEKDTLKQSMALMRHLLMDAQGKILKMMEDNKQLAQRIDGAIQSASQEVTNLRSELSATSRRLAELGANHPPLLENNQHNHHDPAVHHRQKGVVTDICFQTDMSTLMDFGTPDSSLDKALLREEVLQLQEEVHLLRQMKDMLRKDLEESHGGGSADLLSATELRVQLGEKEQELDRAKEALQAMKADRKRLKAEKAELVNQMQQLYSTLESREEQLRDFIRNYDQHRKESEDAVKALAKEKDQLEREKWDLRRQTKEATEHATALRSQLDLKENRIKELEAELTMAKQSLATLTKDVPKRHSLAMPTEPVVNGSQEWVMQADLPLTAAIRQSQQTLYHNHPADRQAALRISPCHSRQPSVISDASAADGDRSSTPSDINSPRHRTHSLCNVRAAWHPRPIHGGSRGPEA